In the genome of Streptococcus oralis, one region contains:
- a CDS encoding endonuclease/exonuclease/phosphatase family protein → MKFLTLNTHSWMEKEAEEKFQLLLQDILEKDYDLICFQEINQEIISPEVEVDHLYQALPAAEPIHQDHYVRLLVEKLAEKGKNYYWTWAYNHIGYDRYHEGVAILSKTPIKAREILVSDVDDPTDYHTRRVALAETEVEGKELALASVHLSWWNKGFQEEWARFEAVLKVLNKPLILAGDFNNPAGQEGYQAILASPLELQDAFEVAKERSGSYTVPPEIDGWKGNSEPLRIDYVFTTKELEVESLHVVFDGQNSPQVSDHYGLNAVLNWK, encoded by the coding sequence ATGAAATTTTTAACACTCAATACCCACAGTTGGATGGAGAAGGAAGCAGAAGAAAAATTCCAGCTCTTACTCCAGGATATTCTTGAAAAAGACTATGATTTGATTTGCTTCCAAGAAATCAATCAAGAAATTATTTCTCCAGAAGTGGAGGTTGATCATCTTTATCAAGCTTTGCCAGCGGCAGAACCCATTCATCAAGACCACTATGTCCGACTTCTGGTTGAAAAGTTGGCTGAGAAAGGGAAGAATTACTACTGGACTTGGGCTTACAATCACATCGGCTATGACCGCTACCATGAAGGTGTAGCAATCTTATCTAAAACGCCTATTAAGGCGCGTGAAATTTTAGTGTCTGATGTAGATGACCCAACGGACTACCATACTCGCCGTGTCGCCTTGGCAGAGACAGAAGTTGAAGGGAAGGAGCTTGCTCTTGCAAGCGTCCATCTTTCTTGGTGGAATAAAGGTTTCCAGGAAGAATGGGCACGATTTGAGGCTGTTCTGAAAGTTTTGAACAAACCTCTGATTTTAGCTGGTGATTTCAATAACCCAGCTGGTCAGGAAGGCTACCAAGCCATTCTAGCTAGTCCTCTAGAGTTACAAGATGCTTTTGAAGTTGCTAAAGAGAGAAGCGGTAGCTATACAGTTCCACCAGAAATTGATGGTTGGAAAGGCAACTCTGAACCGCTTCGAATTGACTATGTCTTTACAACGAAAGAGTTAGAAGTAGAAAGCTTGCATGTAGTTTTTGATGGTCAGAATAGTCCGCAAGTCAGTGACCACTATGGTTTGAACGCGGTATTAAATTGGAAATAA
- a CDS encoding PTS transporter subunit IIBC yields the protein MMKATFKNVLSFEFWQKFGKALMVVIAVMPAAGLMISIGKSIVMIDPNLAPLVITGGILEQIGWGVIGNLHILFALAIGGSWAKERAGGAFAAGLAFILINRITGAIFGVTGDMLKNPEAMVTTFFGGSIKVADYFISVLEAPALNMGVFVGIISGFVGATAYNKYYNFRKLPDALSFFNGKRFVPFVVILRSTIAAILLAAFWPVVQTGINNFGIWIANSQETAPVLAPFLYGTLERLLLPFGLHHMLTIPMNYTALGGTYEVLTGAAKGTQVFGQDPLWLAWVTDLVNLKGSNADQYQHLLTTVTPARFKVGQMIGSFGILMGIIVAIYRNVDADKKHQYKGMMIATALATFLTGVTEPIEYMFMFIATPLYLVYAVVQGAAFAMADIVHLRVHSFGSIEFLTRTPLAINAGIGMDIVNFIWVTVLFAVIMYFIANFMIKKFNYATPGRNGNYETAEGASEEAAPGTPKVAAASQAVNIINLLGGRANIVDVDACMTRLRVTVKDADRVGTEEQWKAEGAMGLVMKGQGVQAIYGPKADVLKSDIQDILDSGEVIPETLPSQMTEAQQNTVHFKGVTEDVYSVADGQVVALEQVEDPVFAQKMMGDGFAVEPANGNIVSPVTGTVSSIFPTKHALGLVTDSGLEVLVHIGLDTVSLEGKPFTVHVSEGQKVAAGDLLVTADLDAIRAAGRETSTVVVFTNGDVLKSVKLEQTGSLAAKTAVAKVEL from the coding sequence ATGATGAAAGCTACATTCAAAAATGTCTTGTCTTTCGAATTTTGGCAAAAATTCGGTAAGGCTTTAATGGTGGTTATCGCCGTTATGCCAGCGGCGGGATTGATGATCTCAATCGGTAAATCAATCGTGATGATCGACCCAAACCTTGCTCCTCTAGTGATTACAGGTGGAATCCTTGAGCAAATTGGTTGGGGGGTTATCGGTAACCTTCATATCTTGTTTGCCCTTGCTATTGGGGGAAGCTGGGCAAAAGAACGTGCAGGTGGTGCATTTGCAGCCGGACTTGCCTTTATCTTGATTAACCGTATTACAGGTGCTATCTTTGGTGTTACAGGCGATATGTTGAAAAACCCTGAAGCAATGGTTACTACTTTCTTTGGTGGTTCAATCAAGGTTGCTGACTACTTTATCAGCGTTCTTGAGGCACCAGCGCTTAACATGGGGGTTTTCGTAGGGATTATCTCTGGTTTTGTTGGGGCAACAGCTTATAACAAATACTACAACTTCCGTAAACTTCCTGATGCCCTTTCATTCTTCAATGGTAAACGTTTCGTACCATTCGTCGTTATTCTTCGTTCAACTATTGCTGCAATTTTACTTGCTGCCTTTTGGCCAGTAGTTCAAACAGGTATCAACAACTTCGGTATTTGGATTGCCAACTCACAAGAAACTGCTCCAGTTCTTGCACCATTCTTGTATGGTACTTTGGAACGTTTGCTTTTGCCATTCGGTCTTCACCACATGTTGACAATCCCAATGAACTACACAGCTCTTGGTGGAACATACGAAGTGTTAACTGGTGCAGCAAAAGGAACACAAGTATTTGGTCAAGATCCACTTTGGCTTGCATGGGTAACTGACCTTGTTAACCTTAAGGGTTCAAATGCTGACCAATACCAACACCTTCTTACAACAGTCACTCCAGCTCGTTTCAAAGTTGGACAAATGATTGGTTCATTTGGTATCTTGATGGGTATCATCGTTGCTATCTACCGAAATGTTGATGCTGACAAGAAACACCAATACAAGGGTATGATGATTGCGACAGCTCTTGCAACCTTCTTGACAGGGGTTACTGAACCTATCGAGTATATGTTCATGTTCATCGCAACACCGCTTTACCTTGTTTATGCAGTAGTTCAAGGTGCTGCCTTTGCTATGGCAGATATTGTTCACCTTCGTGTCCACTCATTCGGTTCAATTGAATTCTTGACTCGTACACCATTGGCAATTAATGCTGGTATTGGTATGGATATCGTTAACTTTATCTGGGTAACTGTTCTCTTTGCGGTTATCATGTACTTCATTGCCAACTTCATGATCAAGAAATTCAACTACGCAACTCCAGGACGTAACGGAAACTACGAAACTGCTGAAGGAGCATCAGAAGAAGCAGCTCCTGGAACTCCAAAAGTTGCAGCAGCTTCTCAAGCCGTAAATATCATTAACCTTCTTGGTGGTCGTGCAAATATCGTAGATGTGGATGCATGTATGACTCGTCTTCGCGTAACTGTTAAAGATGCAGACCGCGTTGGTACTGAGGAACAATGGAAAGCAGAAGGAGCTATGGGTCTTGTCATGAAAGGACAAGGTGTCCAAGCTATCTACGGACCAAAAGCTGACGTATTGAAATCTGATATCCAAGATATCCTTGACTCAGGTGAAGTAATTCCTGAAACTCTTCCAAGTCAAATGACAGAAGCTCAACAAAATACTGTCCATTTCAAAGGTGTAACTGAGGATGTTTACTCAGTAGCTGACGGTCAAGTTGTTGCCTTGGAACAAGTGGAAGATCCAGTTTTTGCTCAAAAAATGATGGGTGATGGATTTGCAGTAGAACCAGCAAATGGTAACATTGTTTCTCCAGTTACCGGTACTGTATCAAGTATCTTCCCAACAAAACACGCTCTTGGTCTTGTCACAGACTCAGGTCTTGAAGTGCTTGTTCACATCGGTTTGGATACTGTAAGCCTTGAAGGTAAACCATTCACAGTTCACGTTTCTGAAGGACAAAAGGTTGCTGCTGGTGATCTTCTTGTCACAGCTGACTTGGATGCTATCCGTGCAGCAGGTCGTGAAACTTCAACAGTGGTTGTCTTCACAAATGGAGATGTTCTCAAATCTGTTAAATTAGAACAAACTGGTTCTCTTGCAGCTAAAACAGCAGTTGCTAAAGTAGAATTGTAA
- the ftsX gene encoding permease-like cell division protein FtsX, protein MISRFFRHLFESLKSLKRNGWMTVAAVSSVMITLTLVALFASVIFNTAKLATDIENNVRVMVYIRKDVADNSETIEKEGQTVTNNDYHKVYNALKAMPGVKNVTFSSKEEQYQKLTETMGDDWKVFEGDANPLYDAYIVDTNTPSDVPKVAEEAKKIEGVSEVQDGGANTQRLFELASFIRVWGLVIAGLLIFIAVFLISNTIRITIISRSREIQIMRLVGAKNGYIRGPFLLEGAFIGLFGAAIPSVLVFFVYNMVYQSVNKSLVGQNLSMITPDVFIPLMTVLLFIIGIFIGSIGSGISMRRFLKI, encoded by the coding sequence ATGATTAGTAGATTTTTTCGCCATTTATTTGAATCACTCAAAAGTTTAAAACGAAATGGCTGGATGACAGTAGCAGCAGTGAGTTCGGTTATGATTACCTTGACTCTGGTTGCCCTGTTTGCATCTGTAATTTTTAATACAGCAAAACTGGCTACCGACATTGAAAACAACGTTCGGGTCATGGTTTACATTCGTAAAGATGTAGCGGATAACAGTGAAACGATTGAAAAAGAAGGTCAGACAGTTACTAACAACGACTACCACAAGGTTTACAACGCCTTAAAGGCTATGCCAGGTGTCAAAAATGTTACTTTTTCAAGCAAGGAAGAGCAGTATCAAAAATTGACAGAAACGATGGGGGATGACTGGAAGGTCTTTGAAGGGGATGCCAATCCTCTCTATGATGCCTATATCGTTGATACCAATACTCCGAGTGATGTTCCTAAAGTAGCAGAAGAGGCCAAGAAAATTGAAGGGGTATCTGAGGTTCAAGACGGTGGTGCCAACACTCAACGACTTTTCGAACTGGCTTCCTTTATCCGTGTTTGGGGATTGGTTATTGCAGGGCTCTTGATTTTCATTGCGGTTTTCTTGATTTCTAATACTATCCGTATTACCATTATTTCTCGGAGCCGTGAAATTCAAATCATGCGTCTAGTAGGAGCTAAAAATGGCTACATTAGAGGACCATTCTTACTTGAAGGTGCCTTTATCGGTTTATTTGGAGCAGCTATTCCTTCAGTCCTTGTATTTTTTGTCTACAATATGGTTTATCAATCTGTCAATAAATCCTTGGTAGGTCAAAACTTATCAATGATTACACCTGATGTGTTTATCCCTCTGATGACAGTCCTATTATTTATAATCGGAATTTTCATCGGTTCAATTGGTTCAGGAATTTCGATGCGTCGATTCTTGAAGATCTAG
- the ftsE gene encoding cell division ATP-binding protein FtsE → MSIIEMRDVVKKYDNGTTALRGVSLSIEPGEFAYIVGPSGAGKSTFIRALYREVKIEKGSLTVAGFNLVKIKKKDIPLLRRSVGVVFQDYKLLPKKTVYENIAYAMEVIGENRRNIKKRVMEVLDLVGLKHKVRSFPNELSGGEQQRIAIARAIVNNPKVLIADEPTGNLDPDNSWEIMNLLERINLQGTTVLMATHNSQIVNTLRHRVIAIENGRVVRDEAKGEYGYDD, encoded by the coding sequence ATGTCAATCATTGAAATGCGAGATGTTGTCAAAAAATACGATAACGGAACGACTGCTCTTCGTGGAGTCTCTCTTAGTATTGAACCAGGAGAATTTGCCTATATCGTTGGGCCTTCTGGAGCAGGGAAATCTACTTTTATTCGAGCTTTATATCGAGAAGTAAAGATTGAAAAAGGGAGCCTAACAGTTGCAGGCTTTAATTTGGTTAAAATCAAGAAGAAAGATATCCCTCTACTCCGTCGCAGTGTTGGGGTAGTCTTTCAAGATTACAAACTCTTGCCTAAGAAAACTGTTTATGAGAATATTGCTTACGCAATGGAAGTTATCGGAGAGAACCGTCGCAACATCAAAAAACGTGTTATGGAAGTCTTGGACTTGGTCGGTTTGAAACACAAGGTTCGCTCTTTCCCTAACGAACTATCAGGTGGAGAGCAGCAACGGATTGCGATTGCTCGTGCGATTGTGAACAATCCTAAGGTATTGATTGCCGATGAGCCAACAGGAAACTTGGACCCAGATAATTCATGGGAAATTATGAATCTGTTGGAACGCATCAATCTCCAAGGTACTACTGTCTTGATGGCGACTCACAATAGCCAGATTGTAAATACCTTGCGCCACCGTGTCATTGCCATTGAAAATGGCCGTGTCGTTCGTGACGAAGCTAAAGGAGAATATGGATACGATGATTAG
- the prfB gene encoding peptide chain release factor 2 (programmed frameshift), protein MDISEIRQKIDANREKLASFRGSLDLEGLEEEIAILENKMTEPDFWNDNIAAQKTSQELNELKNTYNTFRKMEELQDEVEILLDFLVEDESVRDELVEQLIELDKMMTSYEMTLLLSEPYDHNNAILEIHPGSGGTEAQDWGDMLLRMYTRYGNAKGFKVEVLDYQAGDEAGIKSVTLSFEGPNAYGLLKSEMGVHRLVRISPFDSAKRRHTSFTSVEVMPELDDTIEVEIREDDIKMDTFRSGGAGGQNVNKVSTGVRLTHIPTGTVVQSTVDRTQYGNRDRAMKMLQAKLYQMEQEKKAAEVDSLKGEKKEITWGSQIRSYVFTPYTMVKDHRTSFEVAQVDKVMDGDLDGFIDAYLKWRIS, encoded by the exons ATGGACATTTCAGAAATTCGTCAAAAAATTGACGCAAATCGTGAAAAATTAGCTTCTTTCAGGGGGTCTCTT GACCTCGAAGGACTAGAGGAAGAGATTGCCATCTTGGAAAACAAGATGACAGAACCTGATTTTTGGAACGATAATATCGCGGCCCAAAAAACGTCGCAAGAATTAAATGAATTAAAAAATACCTACAACACCTTCCGTAAAATGGAGGAGTTGCAGGATGAAGTTGAAATTTTATTGGACTTTTTAGTAGAAGACGAGTCTGTACGTGATGAACTGGTCGAACAGTTGATAGAACTAGACAAGATGATGACCAGTTACGAAATGACGCTTCTCTTGTCAGAACCTTATGACCACAATAATGCAATCTTGGAGATTCATCCAGGATCTGGTGGTACTGAGGCTCAAGACTGGGGTGATATGTTACTCCGTATGTATACTCGTTATGGAAATGCCAAAGGCTTTAAAGTAGAGGTCTTGGATTACCAAGCTGGTGATGAAGCGGGCATCAAGTCTGTGACCTTGTCCTTTGAAGGCCCAAATGCTTATGGTCTTCTCAAGTCAGAAATGGGTGTTCACCGTCTGGTACGTATTTCTCCATTTGACTCTGCCAAACGCCGCCATACTTCATTTACATCCGTAGAGGTTATGCCTGAGTTGGATGATACCATCGAAGTGGAAATCCGTGAGGATGATATTAAAATGGATACCTTCCGTTCAGGTGGTGCTGGTGGACAAAACGTCAATAAAGTTTCAACAGGTGTGCGTTTGACACACATTCCTACGGGAACTGTCGTTCAATCGACAGTCGATCGTACCCAGTATGGAAATAGAGATCGTGCTATGAAGATGTTGCAAGCCAAGCTCTATCAGATGGAGCAAGAAAAGAAAGCTGCGGAAGTCGATTCCCTCAAAGGTGAGAAAAAAGAAATCACTTGGGGAAGTCAGATTCGTTCTTATGTCTTCACACCTTATACCATGGTAAAAGATCACCGTACGAGCTTTGAAGTCGCTCAGGTAGATAAGGTTATGGATGGAGATCTTGATGGTTTCATCGACGCCTATCTCAAGTGGCGAATCAGCTAA
- a CDS encoding CBS domain-containing protein, giving the protein MAVKDFMTRKVVYISPDTTVAHAADLMREQGLHRLPVIENDQLVGLVTEGTIAEASPSKATSLSIYEMNYLLNKTKVKDVMIRDVITVSGYASLEDATYLMLKNKIGILPVVDNQQVYGVITDRDVFQAFLEIAGYGEEGIRVRFITENEVGVLGKIVTLIVEENLNISHTVNIPRKDGKVVIEVQIDGTIDLTFLKEKFEAQGIQVEEIARTSAKKL; this is encoded by the coding sequence ATGGCAGTTAAAGATTTTATGACCCGCAAGGTAGTTTATATCAGTCCAGATACGACTGTAGCACATGCAGCAGATTTGATGCGCGAGCAAGGCTTGCACCGTTTACCTGTTATCGAAAATGATCAATTGGTTGGTCTTGTAACAGAAGGAACTATTGCTGAAGCCAGTCCGTCTAAAGCAACCAGTCTCTCCATCTATGAGATGAATTATCTTCTCAATAAGACCAAAGTCAAAGACGTCATGATTCGGGATGTCATCACAGTCTCAGGTTATGCTAGTCTAGAGGATGCGACTTATCTCATGCTGAAAAATAAAATCGGTATTCTTCCAGTTGTGGACAATCAACAGGTTTATGGTGTGATTACAGATCGTGATGTTTTTCAAGCCTTTCTAGAAATCGCTGGCTACGGCGAGGAAGGAATTCGTGTTCGGTTTATTACGGAAAATGAAGTCGGGGTTTTGGGCAAGATTGTGACCTTGATTGTAGAAGAAAATCTAAATATTTCACACACAGTCAATATTCCTCGCAAGGATGGTAAGGTCGTGATTGAAGTTCAAATTGATGGGACGATTGATTTAACCTTCCTGAAGGAGAAATTTGAAGCGCAAGGTATCCAAGTAGAGGAGATTGCTCGAACATCTGCTAAAAAGTTATAA
- a CDS encoding cytosine permease, translated as MSKMNDFIQQETITGIVPMTNKDRQYSFWDLFLSTSGFAIATWCYTQGAYVAQYLTFNQMLINIFSFNIIWVFIECLPILFAVKYGIDLWIWLRAVLGKKGVAVLSTVISLANFGWYAVTANLFASSMIHLANNFGLGLDKGVWAPILGTLCVLLGTLIALGGPEVIKGTNRFLVVALLFVGLIIVGICFVAVPIRDIMNVQPAIQENLTPIERFMMSGEGNVAVAFSWSTQAFVLPRLAKSERSGYWATALSYGVVAPFFAATGGVMALAMFVKTGVYESDPTTMLSTLSTPAFALLSLLLVAFANIGTQGTGSYVNCMIVKSGMPKVSYKLMVWIAMIYVSLLTIWGGVDEYFGSFISLAAYIQGPIIGMIVVDYFILRKRKLDLRSAYFLEGHDAYEFTKGFNLVGLSCVIISLLVAVLFVYNPITKHIQSPMFLLTTGSGFTAIFGGLLYWLASLTPLKCYMIKDRDSVTI; from the coding sequence ATGTCCAAGATGAATGACTTCATTCAACAGGAGACGATAACGGGAATCGTTCCCATGACCAACAAGGATCGTCAGTATTCTTTCTGGGATCTCTTCTTATCGACAAGTGGTTTTGCCATCGCAACTTGGTGTTATACCCAAGGAGCCTATGTGGCTCAATATTTGACCTTTAATCAAATGTTGATTAATATTTTTAGTTTTAACATTATCTGGGTCTTTATTGAATGTCTCCCAATCTTGTTTGCGGTTAAATATGGAATTGATTTATGGATTTGGTTGAGAGCCGTTCTAGGTAAAAAAGGGGTGGCCGTTCTATCAACCGTGATTAGTCTGGCAAATTTTGGTTGGTACGCCGTTACCGCCAATCTTTTTGCCAGCTCCATGATTCATTTGGCAAATAATTTTGGACTTGGTTTAGACAAGGGAGTATGGGCACCGATTCTAGGCACCCTCTGTGTTCTCCTTGGAACGCTGATTGCACTTGGGGGGCCAGAGGTGATTAAAGGCACTAATCGCTTCCTGGTGGTTGCCTTGTTATTTGTTGGGCTAATCATCGTTGGAATCTGTTTTGTTGCGGTTCCGATTAGGGATATTATGAATGTCCAACCTGCTATCCAAGAAAATTTGACACCGATTGAACGTTTTATGATGTCAGGGGAAGGAAATGTGGCCGTAGCCTTTTCTTGGTCTACACAAGCCTTTGTCTTACCACGTTTGGCAAAATCAGAACGCAGTGGCTATTGGGCTACAGCCTTGTCATACGGGGTTGTTGCGCCATTCTTTGCTGCGACAGGTGGAGTCATGGCTCTAGCCATGTTTGTCAAAACAGGTGTCTATGAAAGTGACCCAACAACCATGCTTTCAACTCTAAGCACACCAGCCTTTGCGCTTTTAAGTTTACTATTAGTAGCCTTTGCCAATATTGGAACTCAGGGTACAGGATCGTATGTGAACTGTATGATTGTAAAAAGCGGGATGCCCAAAGTAAGCTATAAACTAATGGTTTGGATTGCCATGATTTACGTGAGCCTACTTACGATTTGGGGAGGAGTGGATGAATACTTCGGTTCCTTCATCTCGCTGGCGGCCTATATTCAAGGACCCATTATCGGAATGATCGTTGTTGACTATTTTATCTTAAGAAAACGAAAACTCGATTTGCGTTCAGCCTATTTCCTTGAAGGACATGACGCCTATGAGTTTACCAAAGGATTTAATCTGGTAGGATTATCTTGTGTAATCATTTCCTTGTTAGTTGCAGTACTATTTGTTTACAATCCTATAACAAAGCATATCCAGAGTCCTATGTTCTTGCTCACAACTGGTAGTGGCTTTACTGCGATCTTTGGTGGTCTATTGTACTGGCTAGCTAGCTTAACTCCTTTAAAATGCTATATGATTAAGGATAGAGATTCAGTTACTATTTAA
- a CDS encoding cytosine permease codes for MSKMNDFIQQETITGIVPMTNKDRQYSFWDLFLSTSGFAIATWCYTQGAYVAQYLTFNQMLINIFSFNIIWVFIECLPILFAVKYGIDLWIWLRAVLGKKGVALLSTIISLANFGWYAVAANLFASSMIHLANNFGLGLDKGVWAPILGTLCVLLGTLIALGGPEVIKWTNRFLVIALLIVGLIIVGICFVAVPITDIMNIQPATQGDLTPLERFMLSGEGNVAFAFSWSTQALVLPRLAKSERSGYWATALSYGVVAPFFVATGGVMALAMFVKTGVYESDPTTMLSTLSTPAFALLSLLLVAFANIGTQGTGSYVNCMIVKSGMPKVSYKLMVWIAMIYVSLLTIWGGVEEYFGSFISLAAYIQGPIIGMIVVDYFILRKRKLDLRSAYFLEGHKAYEFTKGFNLVGLSCVFISLLVAVLFVYNPVTAQIQSPIFLITTGSGFTAIFGGLLYWLASLTPLKRYMINDRDSVTI; via the coding sequence ATGTCCAAGATGAATGACTTTATTCAACAGGAGACGATAACGGGTATTGTTCCCATGACCAACAAGGATCGTCAGTATTCTTTCTGGGATCTCTTCCTGTCGACAAGTGGTTTTGCCATTGCAACTTGGTGTTATACCCAAGGAGCCTATGTGGCTCAATATTTGACTTTTAATCAGATGTTGATTAATATTTTTAGTTTTAATATTATTTGGGTCTTTATTGAGTGTCTCCCAATTCTGTTTGCGGTTAAATATGGGATTGATTTGTGGATTTGGTTGAGAGCTGTCCTCGGAAAAAAAGGAGTAGCCCTGTTATCAACCATTATTAGTTTGGCTAACTTTGGCTGGTATGCCGTTGCGGCCAATCTTTTTGCCAGCTCCATGATTCATTTAGCAAATAATTTTGGTCTTGGTTTGGACAAGGGAGTATGGGCACCTATTCTTGGTACACTCTGTGTTCTTCTTGGAACTCTTATTGCTCTAGGGGGGCCAGAGGTGATTAAATGGACCAATCGATTCTTGGTTATCGCCTTGTTGATTGTCGGTCTGATTATCGTTGGAATCTGTTTTGTAGCTGTGCCTATCACTGACATTATGAACATTCAACCAGCTACCCAAGGAGATTTAACTCCATTAGAACGCTTCATGCTTTCTGGAGAAGGAAATGTAGCCTTTGCTTTCTCTTGGTCTACACAGGCATTGGTTTTACCGCGTTTAGCAAAATCAGAACGCAGTGGTTATTGGGCTACAGCCTTATCATACGGAGTTGTGGCTCCATTCTTCGTTGCGACAGGTGGAGTCATGGCTCTAGCCATGTTTGTCAAAACAGGTGTCTATGAAAGTGACCCAACAACCATGCTTTCAACTCTAAGCACACCAGCCTTTGCGCTTTTAAGTTTACTATTAGTAGCCTTTGCCAATATTGGAACTCAGGGTACAGGATCGTATGTGAATTGTATGATTGTTAAAAGCGGGATGCCAAAAGTAAGCTATAAACTAATGGTTTGGATTGCTATGATTTATGTGAGCCTACTTACCATCTGGGGAGGAGTGGAAGAGTACTTCGGTTCCTTTATCTCACTAGCCGCTTATATTCAAGGTCCCATTATCGGAATGATTGTTGTCGACTACTTTATCTTGAGAAAAAGAAAACTCGATTTGCGTTCAGCCTATTTCCTTGAGGGACATAAAGCTTATGAGTTTACTAAAGGATTTAACTTGGTTGGCTTGTCTTGCGTCTTTATCTCCTTGTTGGTTGCAGTACTATTTGTTTATAACCCTGTAACAGCACAGATTCAAAGCCCGATCTTTTTAATCACAACGGGTAGTGGCTTTACTGCGATTTTTGGAGGTTTATTGTACTGGCTAGCTAGCTTAACTCCGTTAAAACGCTATATGATCAATGATCGGGACTCTGTTACGATTTAA